The Chitinophaga sp. Cy-1792 genome contains the following window.
AGGTGTTTTCCATTCGCTGCCATTAGCTTTGAAATCGGGGCGCCCATCGGCAAGGCCGTCGCCCATGTCATGCAACAGGAGGTCCGTATAGGGGTGTATACGTTGATTGCTCAACATAGGATAACGTGTATCCACACCTGTTAGTACGGTTGGTTTATGGCAGTTATCGCAGCCAATAACGGTAAAGAGTCTTTCCCCGCTTTGTACCTGTGGGTCCGTAGTATTTCGGCGGGCAGGTACGGCCAGTGTCTGGAGATAGTATACGGTGGCATTCAGTATTGTATCCGGTAACTCGGGATCATCTTTCAGGCCATCGTATTGTGATTGCCCGTAGCAGCTTTCCTGGGGAAATACGCTGCTGGTAATGCCCATGTCCTGCTGGTATGCAGCGGCTGTCTGTGTCAGCAGGGTAGCGGTATTGGCTTTCATGCCGAAGCGACCCAGCATTATTTTCTGTTGTACCGGATCATATACATAATTGGGTCTGCCGCTGATACCATCCTTATTCTGATCATTTTCATCCGCGTAGGAAAGTATTGTAGACTCAGGAATTAACTGCAACAGGCCTAAACCAAAGAAAGGAGGGGCCATGCGCGGTGATGTCATGAGTCCTGCGGGTAAAGGCAGATACGGATTTTGTAATGTATAGGCGGGCTTGCGCAGCGTCGTAACACTATGGTCCGCATAGGTAAATACTTCTTCCGTATACTGGATGTTTACTTTGGCTTCCGGTGTTTTTCCGAAAACGGCAAGGTCCTGCAATTGCAGTCCGAAGCCGGGAACAGCCAGGGGGCCACCATTGACATCAGTGCCAGGAATACTAAGACGTATCAGCATGGAAGAGGTAACGGTACCTGTGGTAGGATTACCTTTTCCGTCGTTATGATGGCAGCTTTTGCAACTGACATTGTTGAAGATAGGCCCCAGTCCGCTGTTAATAGGGGCTGGTGCGGTAACGAATGTCTGGTCAACGGCTTTATCTCCCAGGTCATGAATATGCTGATCATAAACGCTGAGTCCTGGTACACTGTTGCCAAATGCTTTGCTGGTTTCATCAAATACAGTGGCGATACCGCCACTCAGCCTGGGATCGTAATCACCATCGGCGAAAGTGGCGGGTTTGGTACATCGGATCAAAAGGGACGGCAGCATCAGTAATATTGCTGCCAGGTATACTTTTTTGATTCTCATGAATCTTTATTGTTGTGGATGTTAATCCTTGATATTAGTTTTGATATATGTCATCAGGTCGCCTTCCAGTGTTGCTTTCAGGGTTACGATGGCAGTCATGGCTTGCTGTACCTGCACGCGCTGAGAGATAATCGCCTGTTCATAAGGGAGTGTGATGGCGTTGAAGCTGCTGATGGCTGCTGCAAACTGTTGCTGAATTTTATTGTCCAGCGAGATGTTTTTTGCCGCTACCAGTTTGTTAAGTCCGTTGCCCTGGTTACCCAGGAAATTGCCCATGTATACGTTATAGGCGCCCTGGATATTGTTTTTGAAGTCTGTAGCTGAGTTGCCACTGAAAGGTGATTCCACTATTTTAGGGTCCTGTGCATCATAAGGTTCTTTCATTTTACCTTCACCCACTTCGCCGCAGATATCTGCGAGTGCAGTAACGATGGCAACATATACGTCCAGTTTTTTGGCGTAGGGCTGTGTGCCGGCGCCTGCATTGAGTACTTTGCTGGCGTAGTTGTCTGTTGTTGTCCAGCTATCGTACAGCATGGCGCAGGTGGCTTTCAGGTCGGTGGTCAGACTGGTGATATATTTCTTCTGGCGTGCAGTGATATCTGCTGCCTTGCGTTTACCATCGCGGCCCCAGAGTACATATTCAATAGGGTGGTAACCTCTCAGGGAAAGTGTACTCAACAGGGCGATGTCTGATGGTTCCAATGCGTTGCTGCTGTTAAGTAAGGAGTCCATCTGTACATAGTCTACCGGCCATGTATCCATGTTTGGATCATAGCTATCATCTTCTACGGGGCCAAGCAGGTAGCCTTCGCATTGCTCCCATGTGCTGCGCATATCGCGCCATGCCTGCTGTGCGGCGGCAAGGTTGGCATCAGTTGCATTCTGGTTCAGGGCCGTGACTACATTGTTGAAGTTGGTGGCTTTATCTTTAAGGTCCGCATATCCGCCGATAGCGGTTTTATTTACAAAGTCCTTTAATACGGAGGTTTCCAGTGTATTGAAATCTTCTGTGGTCGTATTATTACTGCTGCTTTTAGAGCAGGAAGAAATGATAGTAGCGCAGACAAAAATTATAGCGAAGGTTTTTTTCATGGTTTTCGTATTTATATATGGATGATAAGATTGGTGGGTGTTGTTTCTGTAACGAGCACTGGTAGCGGCTTTTCGGCTGGTCCTTTGGTTACAGTTCCCTGTTTGCTGAACTGACTGCCATGTAAACTGCAATAGTAGCCATTTCCCGTAGCCACCAGCTGGTTGTCGTGATGGGTGCAGCGAAGCAGTAATGCGCGGAAAGTGTTGTCCGGATTTTTTTGCACTGCGATTTCATAATCGAAGTTTTTCGGACTGATCACCTGGAAGCTGTTACTGTTAAACAGGGAGAGCGGTACTTCAACGCGATTGTTGACGGCGCTGGCTGTGAAACCCTTGCTGGCAGTGCCACAGGAAGATAGCAGGTCGGCAGCAGAAAAGGTAACTGCGCCTAATAAACAGAACCTGCAGGCTTCTTTCAGAAAACCTCTTCTGTCGTTTTGCATGGATAAAAGTTTAGGGTGACTTAATCAGAAAGAATAGCCAATACCTACATTGAGGAAAGTATTGCTCGTTCTGTAAGGTACACGTGCTGGGCTTGGATTGATGACCAGGTCCGGGTTTTCGTCGCCGGTATGCATTAGCCTGACATCCGCCTTTATGACAACATTTGGTATCGGCAGATAGCTGAGGCCAGCGATGAGGTGTTGTTGTTTTAGCGTACCATCGTAGATACCATTATCTGGGATAGCTGCGTTCAGGTCGAACAGTTCATATCTTGCAAAAACATTAAACTGCTGTTGTTTCAGCTTTTCCTGGTGTTCGAATATATTGTAGGCAATCTCGCCGTAGGCGCCATACATCAGCTTACTCACGTTTTTTGCATAGGCTTTATTGATGTCAGCCGCATCCGGGAAGGAGATGATTGTGCCGAGTGCTTTAAATGCAAACCCGTTATGGTTGTACATGATGTCGGCTTCGCCGAGATATAGCGGCAGACTGAAAGCGCCATGCGATAATTGCAGGCTGTCCGATTTGCGGGCGTTCAGGCCGTTGGTACCACCTGTATAGCCGGATACCTGGAAGCGGAAGTCTTTCCAGTAATATTGCAGGGAGGCCGTCAGTGCGATGTTGTTGGCAGTGGCGCCCATGCCTTCTGCGCGTCCATCCACGATACCGGTGCCATGTGTGAAATCGGCGTCATTGAGGCCATTCAGCAAGGCGATGGAATAATTCAGTGGAAGCGTGCGTGCGTGGCCATAGAAGCCGATGCCCAGTTCACGCCAGGTGGCAGGAATCACGTAAGTCTCTACCAATGGTCTTTCTACACCATTGAAATTGACAGGAAGATGGTTTTCGTTGAGGATACCTATGCGAGGCACAAACAATCCTGCTACGAAATACTGCCTCGCGTTGAGGTTGAATTTCACATACGCCTGTTCCATGGCTATTTCACCTTTGAATCCGCCGTTGTTGTCGGCACCAGGTGCTACTTTGGCGTTTTCCAGTTCCAGCTCACTGAAGAAGGAAATTTTTGAATTAAACTGATGGCCTACAAAAAGCACCGCTCTTTCCAGGGTGGCATGTGCCATCTGTTCGTTGAAGTCGCGCTGATAAAACGCAGACCCATAGCCGGAAATTACTGTTTTGTTTTTTGATGTTCCTGCAGTCAGCGAATCCTCACCTGTGTTAAGTACCAGCCGTTGTGCCGGTGTGATCGTTTGCTGTGAAAAGAGAAATTGAAAGGGTAGAATACAACCTATCGCCAATAGGGGTATGGCTCTTTTTAGTGTCATATACAAATTTGATTGGCTGCAAATTTCATTTTAAAAATAAAACTATGTTTACGCGATACGGAAAATTCAGGAAAGCATAAATGGATTACTTTTTATGCTGTTTAGGGAGTAATGGCAGGAATATTGTACGAGGGTGAACGTGTAGTCGGAATAGTTAGTTGTTTTATGAAGATTGATTAATGTATATTATTTAAATATAATTTGATTTTTTAGAGAGATAGCTGGTTCGAATTATCCAATAATTTTGAATTTTCTCTGAACTTGATTTTTACCATAAAAGGAGCAGGGATAGGTTGGAATGCTACCTGAACAGGTGGTGTTTGTCTTTCTAAAAGAACATTATATTTGACATAATCTTTTCCATTCACCGCACATAAATTTCCCAAAGATGAGAATAGCTATATTAGATGATTATCAGAATGCTGTGAAAGACCTTGAC
Protein-coding sequences here:
- a CDS encoding di-heme oxidoredictase family protein, yielding MRIKKVYLAAILLMLPSLLIRCTKPATFADGDYDPRLSGGIATVFDETSKAFGNSVPGLSVYDQHIHDLGDKAVDQTFVTAPAPINSGLGPIFNNVSCKSCHHNDGKGNPTTGTVTSSMLIRLSIPGTDVNGGPLAVPGFGLQLQDLAVFGKTPEAKVNIQYTEEVFTYADHSVTTLRKPAYTLQNPYLPLPAGLMTSPRMAPPFFGLGLLQLIPESTILSYADENDQNKDGISGRPNYVYDPVQQKIMLGRFGMKANTATLLTQTAAAYQQDMGITSSVFPQESCYGQSQYDGLKDDPELPDTILNATVYYLQTLAVPARRNTTDPQVQSGERLFTVIGCDNCHKPTVLTGVDTRYPMLSNQRIHPYTDLLLHDMGDGLADGRPDFKANGSEWKTPALWGIGLFEKTNGTPYYLHDGRARTLEEAILWHSGEGEKSKNQFAALSKADRDNLVKFIKSL
- a CDS encoding imelysin family protein, with the translated sequence MKKTFAIIFVCATIISSCSKSSSNNTTTEDFNTLETSVLKDFVNKTAIGGYADLKDKATNFNNVVTALNQNATDANLAAAQQAWRDMRSTWEQCEGYLLGPVEDDSYDPNMDTWPVDYVQMDSLLNSSNALEPSDIALLSTLSLRGYHPIEYVLWGRDGKRKAADITARQKKYITSLTTDLKATCAMLYDSWTTTDNYASKVLNAGAGTQPYAKKLDVYVAIVTALADICGEVGEGKMKEPYDAQDPKIVESPFSGNSATDFKNNIQGAYNVYMGNFLGNQGNGLNKLVAAKNISLDNKIQQQFAAAISSFNAITLPYEQAIISQRVQVQQAMTAIVTLKATLEGDLMTYIKTNIKD
- a CDS encoding ubiquinol-cytochrome c reductase iron-sulfur subunit, which gives rise to MQNDRRGFLKEACRFCLLGAVTFSAADLLSSCGTASKGFTASAVNNRVEVPLSLFNSNSFQVISPKNFDYEIAVQKNPDNTFRALLLRCTHHDNQLVATGNGYYCSLHGSQFSKQGTVTKGPAEKPLPVLVTETTPTNLIIHI